One Lycium barbarum isolate Lr01 chromosome 5, ASM1917538v2, whole genome shotgun sequence genomic window carries:
- the LOC132641251 gene encoding cyclin-dependent kinase G-2 isoform X1 — MAAGRHGGYRDNEFRGRDGEFEVSRRELGGGYPKGDYERIRDRDDRENRVNDRSGGRDDRGSRLRQKDVKERGVMNGGYNRSVSSSRSDSGSSDGGAARRSSGRSVRDVVDREPGELSSESGGSDGGVDSDHKTNTKNVDNGNQSPVQSKKRKFSPIIWDREDKEANRMLKSRNSPAEVKLPPPPPLPKSSGELADLPFERVEQVELLKNNDIRSTEPSPSNPNPALGLRVDAAESPVDICSPPPDEEKLPNQEARKVEDEEYVPTIRSSRWATDADSPADEGEISGDDMPQLKKRRAVSQSAGMGGRRKSVTPEFGDLKRDCSGGNRARSSDSDERIRSSSRDSYQDNDLDKNDSMDVDKDRNYDDSSVSQSDRDSEDEHDSRGTPEPALPPQRSVNMLQGCRSVDEFERLNRIDEGTYGVVYRAKDKKTGEIVALKKVKMEKEREGFPLTSLREINILLSIHHPSIVDVKEVVVGSSLDSIFMVMEYMEHDLKALMETMKQPFTQSEVKCLMLQLLQGVKYLHDNWVLHRDLKTSNLLLNNRGELKICDFGLARQYGSPLKPYTHLVVTLWYRAPELLLGAKQYSTAIDMWSLGCIMAEMLSKEPLFNGRTEVDQIDKIFRILGTPNETIWPGFSKLPGVKVNFVKHQYNNLRKIFPATAFTGSPVLSDAGLDLLNKLLTYDPEERITAGDALNHEWFREVPLPKSKEFMPTFPAQHAQDRRVRRVVKSPDPLEEQRRKELKQGVLGTGGLFG, encoded by the exons ATGGCTGCTGGAAGGCATGGCGGTTACAGGGATAATGAATTTAGGGGACGTGATGGTGAGTTTGAGGTATCAAGGAGGGAACTTGGTGGTGGTTATCCGAAAGGGGATTATGAACGAATTAGGGATCGTGACGATCGGGAGAATCGAGTTAATGATAGGAGTGGCGGTCGAGATGATAGGGGTAGTAGGTTGAGACAGAAGGATGTAAAAGAAAGGGGTGTGATGAATGGCGGTTATAATAGGTCCGTGTCGTCGAGTAGGAGTGATTCGGGTAGTAGTGATGGTGGTGCAGCGAGGAGAAGTAGTGGGCGTAGTGTTAGGGATGTTGTTGATCGAGAGCCTGGGGAATTGTCTAGTGAGAGTGGTGGGTCTGATGGGGGTGTTGATTCGGACCATAAGACGAATACCAAGAATGTCGACAATGGGAATCAGTCACCAGTACAGAGCAAGAAACGGAAGTTCTCTCCGATTATATGGGATAGGGAAGATAAGGAAGCGAATAGAATGTTAAAGAGTAGAAATTCGCCAGCAGAGGTTAAGCTACCTCCTCCGCCTCCTTTACCAAAGTCGTCTGGCGAGTTGGCTGATCTTCCATTTGAAAGGGTTGAGCAGGTTGAGCTGTTGAAGAATAATGATATTCGCAGCACGGAGCCATCACCAAGTAATCCAAATCCAGCACTTGGTTTACGTGTTGATGCAGCTGAATCCCCAGTTGACATATGTTCGCCACCTCCTGATGAGGAGAAATTGCCGAATCAGGAAGCCaggaaagtagaagatgaggaaTACGTGCCGACTATAAGATCATCTCGGTGGGCAACCGATGCTGACTCTCCAGCTGATGAAGGTGAGATTTCAGGTGACGATATGCCCCAATTGAAGAAGCGACGAGCAGTTTCCCAGTCAGCCGGAATGGGGGGACGCAGGAAATCAGTAACTCCAGAATTTGGGGACCTCAAGAGAGACTGCTCCGGGGGGAATAGAGCAAGGTCCTCAGATTCTGATGAACGTATTAGGTCTTCCAGCAGAGATAGCTACCAGGACAATGATTTAGATAAGAATGACTCAATGGATGTGGATAAGGACCGTAATTATGATGATAGTAGTGTTAGCCAGTCAGATAGAGATTCTGAAGATGAACATGATTCTCGTGGTACACCAGAGCCTGCACTTCCTCCTCAACGGAGTGTAAACATGCTGCAGGGGTGTAGAAGTGTCGATGAGTTCGAGCGGCTTAACAGGATAGATGAAGGTACTTATGGTGTTGTTTACAGAGCTAAAGATAAGAAAACAGGAGAAATTGTTGCACTAAAGAAGGTTAAGATGGAGAAGGAACGAGAAGGATTTCCCTTGACATCTCTAAGGGAGATAAACATTCTTCTTTCTATTCATCACCCCTCAATTGTAGATGTCAAAGAAGTAGTTGTAGGAAGCAGTCTTGACAGTATTTTTATGGTGATGGAGTACATGGAACATGATCTGAAGGCATTAATGGAGACAATGAAACAACCATTTACCCAAAGTGAAGTCAAATGTCTTATGCTCCAGCTTTTGCAGGGTGTCAAGTATCTTCATGATAATTGGGTCCTTCACCGAGATCTGAAGACTTCAAATTTGCTTCTAAACAACCGAGGTGAGTTGAAGATTTGTGACTTTGGTTTAGCTCGTCAATATGGGAGCCCCTTGAAGCCATACACTCATTTGGTGGTTACTTTGTGGTACAG GGCGCCAGAACTTCTGTTGGGAGCCAAACAATATTCTACTGCAATTGACATGTGGTCACTGGGTTGTATCATGGCGGAGATGCTATCCAAAGAACCGCTCTTCAATGGACGAACAGAAGTTGATCAAATTGACAAG ATTTTCAGAATTCTTGGCACCCCAAATGAGACAATTTGGCCAGGGTTTTCCAAACTTCCTGGGGTGAAGGTCAACTTTGTAAAGCATCA gtataataatttaagaaaaatatttCCCGCTACAGCCTTCACGGGGTCGCCAGTCCTATCAGATGCTGGCCTTGACCTGCTGAATAAGCTTCTAACTTATGACCCTGAGGAG AGAATAACTGCCGGTGATGCTTTGAACCATGAGTGGTTTCGTGAAGTTCCTCTCCCCAAGTCTAAAGAATTCATGCCTACTTTCCCTGCACAGCATGCGCAAGATAG gCGTGTGCGAAGAGTAGTAAAGAGTCCAGATCCTCTTGAGGAGCAGCGAAGAAAGGAACTGAAGCAAGGGGTGTTAGGAACTGGTGGATTGTTTGGCTAA
- the LOC132641251 gene encoding cyclin-dependent kinase G-2 isoform X2: protein MAAGRHGGYRDNEFRGRDGEFEVSRRELGGGYPKGDYERIRDRDDRENRVNDRSGGRDDRGSRLRQKDVKERGVMNGGYNRSVSSSRSDSGSSDGGAARRSSGRSVRDVVDREPGELSSESGGSDGGVDSDHKTNTKNVDNGNQSPVQSKKRKFSPIIWDREDKEANRMLKSRNSPAEVKLPPPPPLPKSSGELADLPFERVEQVELLKNNDIRSTEPSPSNPNPALGLRVDAAESPVDICSPPPDEEKLPNQEARKVEDEEYVPTIRSSRWATDADSPADEGEISGDDMPQLKKRRAVSQSAGMGGRRKSVTPEFGDLKRDCSGGNRARSSDSDERIRSSSRDSYQDNDLDKNDSMDVDKDRNYDDSSVSQSDRDSEDEHDSRGTPEPALPPQRSVNMLQGCRSVDEFERLNRIDEGTYGVVYRAKDKKTGEIVALKKVKMEKEREGFPLTSLREINILLSIHHPSIVDVKEVVVGSSLDSIFMVMEYMEHDLKALMETMKQPFTQSEVKCLMLQLLQGVKYLHDNWVLHRDLKTSNLLLNNRGELKICDFGLARQYGSPLKPYTHLVVTLWYRAPELLLGAKQYSTAIDMWSLGCIMAEMLSKEPLFNGRTEVDQIDKIFRILGTPNETIWPGFSKLPGVKVNFVKHQLPALGDSGIII, encoded by the exons ATGGCTGCTGGAAGGCATGGCGGTTACAGGGATAATGAATTTAGGGGACGTGATGGTGAGTTTGAGGTATCAAGGAGGGAACTTGGTGGTGGTTATCCGAAAGGGGATTATGAACGAATTAGGGATCGTGACGATCGGGAGAATCGAGTTAATGATAGGAGTGGCGGTCGAGATGATAGGGGTAGTAGGTTGAGACAGAAGGATGTAAAAGAAAGGGGTGTGATGAATGGCGGTTATAATAGGTCCGTGTCGTCGAGTAGGAGTGATTCGGGTAGTAGTGATGGTGGTGCAGCGAGGAGAAGTAGTGGGCGTAGTGTTAGGGATGTTGTTGATCGAGAGCCTGGGGAATTGTCTAGTGAGAGTGGTGGGTCTGATGGGGGTGTTGATTCGGACCATAAGACGAATACCAAGAATGTCGACAATGGGAATCAGTCACCAGTACAGAGCAAGAAACGGAAGTTCTCTCCGATTATATGGGATAGGGAAGATAAGGAAGCGAATAGAATGTTAAAGAGTAGAAATTCGCCAGCAGAGGTTAAGCTACCTCCTCCGCCTCCTTTACCAAAGTCGTCTGGCGAGTTGGCTGATCTTCCATTTGAAAGGGTTGAGCAGGTTGAGCTGTTGAAGAATAATGATATTCGCAGCACGGAGCCATCACCAAGTAATCCAAATCCAGCACTTGGTTTACGTGTTGATGCAGCTGAATCCCCAGTTGACATATGTTCGCCACCTCCTGATGAGGAGAAATTGCCGAATCAGGAAGCCaggaaagtagaagatgaggaaTACGTGCCGACTATAAGATCATCTCGGTGGGCAACCGATGCTGACTCTCCAGCTGATGAAGGTGAGATTTCAGGTGACGATATGCCCCAATTGAAGAAGCGACGAGCAGTTTCCCAGTCAGCCGGAATGGGGGGACGCAGGAAATCAGTAACTCCAGAATTTGGGGACCTCAAGAGAGACTGCTCCGGGGGGAATAGAGCAAGGTCCTCAGATTCTGATGAACGTATTAGGTCTTCCAGCAGAGATAGCTACCAGGACAATGATTTAGATAAGAATGACTCAATGGATGTGGATAAGGACCGTAATTATGATGATAGTAGTGTTAGCCAGTCAGATAGAGATTCTGAAGATGAACATGATTCTCGTGGTACACCAGAGCCTGCACTTCCTCCTCAACGGAGTGTAAACATGCTGCAGGGGTGTAGAAGTGTCGATGAGTTCGAGCGGCTTAACAGGATAGATGAAGGTACTTATGGTGTTGTTTACAGAGCTAAAGATAAGAAAACAGGAGAAATTGTTGCACTAAAGAAGGTTAAGATGGAGAAGGAACGAGAAGGATTTCCCTTGACATCTCTAAGGGAGATAAACATTCTTCTTTCTATTCATCACCCCTCAATTGTAGATGTCAAAGAAGTAGTTGTAGGAAGCAGTCTTGACAGTATTTTTATGGTGATGGAGTACATGGAACATGATCTGAAGGCATTAATGGAGACAATGAAACAACCATTTACCCAAAGTGAAGTCAAATGTCTTATGCTCCAGCTTTTGCAGGGTGTCAAGTATCTTCATGATAATTGGGTCCTTCACCGAGATCTGAAGACTTCAAATTTGCTTCTAAACAACCGAGGTGAGTTGAAGATTTGTGACTTTGGTTTAGCTCGTCAATATGGGAGCCCCTTGAAGCCATACACTCATTTGGTGGTTACTTTGTGGTACAG GGCGCCAGAACTTCTGTTGGGAGCCAAACAATATTCTACTGCAATTGACATGTGGTCACTGGGTTGTATCATGGCGGAGATGCTATCCAAAGAACCGCTCTTCAATGGACGAACAGAAGTTGATCAAATTGACAAG ATTTTCAGAATTCTTGGCACCCCAAATGAGACAATTTGGCCAGGGTTTTCCAAACTTCCTGGGGTGAAGGTCAACTTTGTAAAGCATCA GCTTCCAGCTTTGGGTGATTCTG gtataataatttaa
- the LOC132641253 gene encoding lipoxygenase 6, chloroplastic-like: MFTSQPRSTKLPSDIHQHVLTGDRISRRKISQIHSHSHKSCCLKVKAVIQSGNDNKTTKLVEKSKEESNNELFVSSGKGIDVKAVITLRKKMKEKITDKIEDQWESLMNGIGRGILIQLISEDIDPVTKSGKFVESCVRGWLSKPSDHPYIVEYAANFTVPRDFGRPGAIIITNLLDKEIHLVQIVVHGFNEGPLFFNVNTWIHSQKDNPESRIIFQNQAYRPSQTPAGIKDLRRQDLLSICGNGKGERKLHERIYDYDVYNDLGNPDKSADLARPLVGGKERPYPRRCRTGRGPTKTDPLAESRIEKPHPVYVPRDETFEEIKQNTFSAGRLKALLHNLVPLIAATLSSSDIPFTNFSDIDKLYNDGFVLNDDDNSQKSKFLSDTLGKVFSISKRLLKYEIPAIIKRDRFAWLRDNEFARQALAGVNPVNIELLREFPIVSKLDPAVYGPPDSAITRDLIEQELNGLSIEEAIEDKRLFILDYHDMLLPFIGKMNSLPGRKAYASRTIFFYTSRGVLKPIIIELSLPPTPSSPRNKRIFSHGHDATNHWIWNLAKAHVCSNDAGVHQLVNHWLRTHACMEPYIIATHRQLSSMHPIYKLLHPHMRYTLEINALARQGLINGGGVIEACFSPGKYSMEISSAAYKSMWRFDMEALPADLIRRGMAVEDPTMPLGLKLVIEDYPYAADGLLIWSAIKEYVESYVEHYYSDPNSVTSDVELQGWWNEIKNKGHPDKKDEPWWPKLVTKEDLSGILTTMIWIASGQHAAINFGQYPFGGYVPNRPTLMRKLIPHEEDHSYENFIFHPEKTFLASLPTQLQATKVMAVQDTLSTHSADEEYMHQLHEIQRFFINDHEVLKIFERFCAKLAEIEDTINQRNKDIHLKNRTGAGVPPYELLLPTSGPGVTCRGIPNSISI, encoded by the exons ATGTTTACATCTCAACCAAGATCCACTAAACTTCCCTCAGATATACATCAACATGTCCTTACTGGTGACCGGATTTCAAGAAGAAAAATCAGTCAGATTCATAGTCATAGTCATAAGTCTTGTTGTTTGAAAGTGAAAGCTGTGATTCAAAGTGGGAATGATAATAAGACTACAAAGTTGGTTGAGAAATCTAAGGAAGAGAGTAATAATGAGTTGTTTGTTTCTTCTGGAAAAGGGATAGATGTGAAAGCAGTGATCACTTTGAGGAAGAAAATGAAGGAGAAGATTACAGACAAGATTGAAGATCAGTGGGAGTCTTTAATGAATGGGATTGGTAGAGGAATCTTGATTCAGCTTATTAGTGAAGATATTGATCCTG TTACCAAGTCAGGAAAGTTTGTGGAGTCTTGTGTGAGGGGTTGGTTGTCCAAGCCTTCTGACCATCCATATATAGTTGAATATGCTGCCAATTTCACTGTACCACGCGATTTTGGACGTCCTGGAGCTATCATTATCACCAATCTCCTTGACAAAGAGATACACTTGGTGCAGATTGttgttcatggatttaatgaaggCCCTTTATTCTTTAATGTTAATACATGGATTCACTCTCAAAAAGATAATCCAGAGAGTAGAATTATCTTCCAAAATCAG GCATATCGACCATCTCAAACACCAGCTGGCATCAAGGATCTTCGGCGTCAAGACTTGTTGAGCATTTGTGGCAATGGGAAAGGCGAGAGGAAGTTACATGAACGAATATATGATTATGATGTTTATAATGATTTAGGCAATCCTGACAAAAGTGCGGATCTTGCTAGGCCACTGGTTGGTGGCAAAGAGAGACCTTATCCTAGGCGCTGTCGGACTGGTAGAGGTCCAACTAAGACAG ATCCACTTGCAGAGAGTAGAATAGAGAAACCTCATCCAGTTTATGTCCCTAGAGATGAAACTTTTGAAGAAATTAAGCAGAATACTTTTTCTGCTGGAAGGTTGAAAGCTCTGTTACATAACCTGGTACCACTAATTGCGGCTACATTGTCAAGCTCGGACATTCCCTTTACAAACTTCTCTGACATAGATAAACTGTATAACGATGGATTTGTCttgaatgatgatgataattcACAGAAGAGTAAATTCCTTTCTGATACTTTGGGAAAAGTATTTTCTATCAGCAAAAGGTTGCTCAAGTACGAGATTCCTGCTATAATCAAAC GGGATAGATTTGCTTGGTTGCGAGATAATGAGTTTGCCCGACAAGCTTTAGCAGGGGTTAACCCTGTGAACATTGAACTTTTGAGG GAATTTCCAATTGTGAGCAAGCTAGATCCAGCTGTTTATGGACCCCCTGATTCAGCTATAACCAGGGATCTTATAGAACAAGAGCTTAATGGACTCAGTATTGAAGAG GCTATTGAAGACAAGAGATTGTTTATACTTGATTATCATGACATGCTTTTGCCATTTATTGGGAAGATGAATTCGTTGCCCGGGAGAAAAGCTTATGCATCAAGAACAATTTTCTTCTACACATCAAGAGGAGTTCTAAAGCCAATTATCATTGAACTTTCACTGCCTCCAACACCTTCTTCACCTAGGAACAAGCGTATATTCTCCCATGGACATGATGCTACCAATCACTGGATCTGGAATCTAGCCAAAGCACATGTTTGTTCAAATGATGCTGGCGTCCATCAGTTGGTGAACCACTG GTTAAGGACTCATGCTTGTATGGAACCTTATATCATTGCAACCCATAGGCAATTAAGTTCTATGCATCCAATTTACAAGCTACTTCACCCCCACATGCGCTACACACTGGAAATCAATGCGCTTGCAAGGCAGGGTTTGATAAATGGGGGTGGCGTTATTGAAGCATGTTTTAGCCCTGGAAAGTATTCAATGGAAATAAGCTCTGCAGCTTACAAGAGCATGTGGCGGTTTGATATGGAAGCACTGCCTGCTGATTTAATAAGAAG GGGAATGGCTGTGGAGGATCCAACGATGCCTTTGGGGTTGAAACTTGTGATTGAAGACTACCCTTATGCAGCAGATGGGCTTCTCATATGGTCTGCCATAAAAGAATATGTGGAGTCCTATGTTGAGCACTACTATTCCGACCCTAATTCTGTCACGTCTGATGTTGAGCTCCAGGGCTGGTGGAATGAGATCAAGAACAAGGGACACCCCGATAAGAAAGATGAGCCTTGGTGGCCAAAACTTGTTACTAAAGAAGACTTGTCTGGCATACTCACCACAATGATCTGGATTGCCTCAGGCCAACATGCAGCAATAAACTTTGGACAGTACCCTTTTGGAGGTTATGTACCTAACCGTCCTACCCTTATGCGAAAGCTCATCCCACATGAAGAAGATCACAGCTATGAGAACTTTATCTTTCACCCGGAGAAAACTTTTCTGGCATCTTTGCCTACTCAACTCCAAGCTACTAAAGTGATGGCTGTTCAAGATACCTTGTCGACTCATTCAGCAGACGAGGAATACATGCATCAGTTGCACGAAATTCAAAGATTCTTCATAAATGATCATGAAGTTTTGAAGATTTTCGAGAGATTCTGTGCCAAATTAGCAGAGATAGAAGATACCATCAACCAAAGAAACAAGGATATTCATCTTAAAAACCGAACTGGTGCTGGTGTTCCTCCATATGAACTGCTGCTACCTACTTCTGGTCCTGGTGTTACCTGTCGTGGTATTCCCAACAGCATCTCTATCTGA